The proteins below are encoded in one region of Hordeum vulgare subsp. vulgare chromosome 3H, MorexV3_pseudomolecules_assembly, whole genome shotgun sequence:
- the LOC123439208 gene encoding putative E3 ubiquitin-protein ligase SINA-like 6, whose product MEAERRNNEKSAASEGAIPLEVLDCAFCYHPLRPPVFQCRVGHVICSSCHHKLRKKDKCHVCSITGGYNRCIAFDHILESIKTSCSNSIYGCTVNTQYYKQEDHEKACPHAPCFCPEPGCGFVGSTTQLQCHLTHDHMLPATAFAYGYCFTLEMQEGMRVLHRKEEGGPLFLAKFTPVPPFGNAVSILCIDPHAMVGKHKFECHVDIYSRTMGWNQHSNFQIISTDLSNGFPGEEASYTFIVPNISSNPHTTTTRLLIRPPNITRS is encoded by the exons ATGGAGGCGGAGAGGCGGAACAACGAGAAGTCCGCCGCCAGCGAAGGCGCCATCCCTCTGGAGGTGTTGGACTGCGCCTTCTGCTACCATCCCCTCAGGCCTCCTGTCTTCCAG TGTAGGGTCGGGCATGTGATATGTTCATCTTGCCATCACAAGCTCCGGAAGAAGGACAAGTGCCATGTGTGCTCCATTACCGGAGGCTACAACCGCTGCATCGCCTTCGACCACATCCTCGAGTCTATCAAGACCTCTTGCTCCAACTCCATCTATGGGTGCACCGTCAATACACAGTACTACAAGCAAGAGGATCATGAGAAGGCGTGCCCTCATGCGCCGTGCTTCTGCCCCGAACCCGGTTGCGGCTTTGTAGGCTCAACCACCCAGCTCCAATGCCATCTCACCCACGATCACATGTTGCCCGCAACTGCATTCGCGTATGGATATTGTTTCACCCTTGAGATGCAGGAAGGAATGCGTGTTCTCCATAGGAAAGAAGAAGGTGGCCCCCTTTTCCTAGCAAAGTTCACGCCGGTGCCGCCTTTCGGCAATGCTGTCTCCATCTTGTGCATTGATCCTCATGCTATGGTGGGGAAGCATAAGTTTGAGTGCCATGTTGATATCTACAGCCGCACCATGGGATGGAACCAACATTCAAATTTCCAGATCATAAGCACGGATCTCTCCAACGGGTTCCCAGGGGAGGAGGCCAGCTACACATTTATTGTGCCAAATATTTCTTCCAACCCGCACACCACCACCACCCGCCTCCTCATTCGCCCCCCAAATATAACCCGTTCCTAA
- the LOC123442475 gene encoding hydroquinone glucosyltransferase-like: protein MEASGISGGTAEAGRPPHVAMLSTPGMGHLIPLAELAKRLAARHGATATLITFASTASATQRGFLASLPPPISSLSLPPVDLSDLPPDASIETLMSEECARSVPALTEVLSALRDTTRLVAYFADLFGADSFDAAAAAAVPRRYLFFPGNLQGLTLILHLPELDVSMPGEFRDLAEPVRLPGCVPIPGADILSPLQDKSSPSYRWMVHHGARYREADAILVNSFDALEPDAARVLGLPEPGRPPVYNIGPIIRTDAAGHAPRAACLDWLDRQPAKSVVFVSFGSGGSLPTEQMQELALGLELSGQRFLWVVRSPSDEGAVNANYYDAESKKDPLAYLPAGFVERSKDAGLLVPSWAPQTEVLAHEATGCFLVHCGWNSVLESLAHGVPMVAWPLFAEQRQNAVMLSEGVGAAVRVPETKRKEEIAAAVREVMAGQGRGAEVRAKVATLRKAAIEGLREGGAATAALDEVANMWTGGRQVSGMHD from the coding sequence ATGGAGGCGAGCGGCATCTCCGGCGGCACGGCGGAGGCCGGCCGGCCACCGCACGTGGCGATGCTGTCGACGCCCGGGATGGGCCACCTGATCCCGCTGGCCGAGCTGGCGAAGCGCCTGGCCGCGCGGCACGGCGCCACGGCCACGCTCATCACCTTCGCCTCCACGGCGTCCGCCACGCAGCGGGGCTTCCTCGCCTCCCTCCCGCCGCCCATCTCCTCGCTCTCCCTCCCGCCCGTCGACCTCTCCGACCTGCCGCCCGACGCCTCCATCGAGACGCTCATGTCCGAGGAGTGCGCGCGGTCGGTGCCGGCGCTGACCGAGGTCCTCTCGGCGCTCAGGGACACCACGCGGCTCGTGGCCTACTTCGCCGACCTCTTCGGGGCCGACTCCTTCGAcgccgccgcggccgccgccgTGCCGAGGAGGTACCTCTTCTTCCCCGGGAACCTCCAGGGGCTCACGCTCATCCTCCACCTCCCGGAGCTGGACGTCTCCATGCCCGGCGAGTTCCGCGACCTGGCCGAGCCCGTCAGGCTCCCCGGCTGCGTGCCCATCCCGGGGGCGGACATCCTCTCGCCGCTGCAGGACAAGTCGAGCCCGAGCTACCGGTGGATGGTGCACCACGGCGCGCGCTACCGCGAGGCCGACGCCATCCTCGTCAACTCCTTCGACGCCCTGGAGCCGGACGCCGCCAGGGTGCTCGGCCTCCCGGAGCCCGGCCGCCCCCCGGTGTACAACATCGGTCCGATCATACGGACCGACGCCGCAGGCCACGCGCCGCGCGCCGCCTGCCTGGACTGGCTCGACCGGCAGCCGGCGAAATCGGTCGTCTTCGTCTCGTTCGGCTCCGGCGGGTCGCTCCCGACGGAGCAGATGCAGGAGCTGGCGCTGGGGCTGGAGCTGAGCGGGCAGCGGTTCCTGTGGGTGGTGCGGAGCCCGAGCGACGAGGGCGCCGTGAACGCCAACTACTACGACGCGGAGAGCAAGAAGGACCCCCTCGCCTACCTCCCGGCGGGGTTCGTCGAGAGGAGCAAGGACGCCGGGCTGCTGGTGCCGTCGTGGGCGCCGCAGACGGAGGTGCTGGCGCACGAGGCCACGGGGTGCTTCCTGGTGCACTGCGGGTGGAACTCGGTGCTCGAGAGCCTCGCGCACGGCGTGCCCATGGTCGCCTGGCCGCTCTTCGCCGAGCAGCGGCAGAACGCCGTGATGCTCTCGGAGGGCGTCGGGGCCGCCGTCCGAGTGCCGGAGacgaagaggaaggaggagattgCCGCGGCCGTGAGGGAGGTGATGGCGGGGCAAGGCAGAGGCGCCGAGGTCAGAGCGAAGGTGGCCACGTTGCGGAAGGCGGCCATTGAAGGCCTCCGAGAGGGAGGCGCCGCCACGGCGGCGCTGGATGAGGTGGCCAACATGTGGACAGGAGGACGACAGGTGTCCGGCATGCATGACTAG